CAGTTTGTCTGAAGGTGCTGATATTCCTGAAGCAGCTCGTGATTTAAAAAGGATTGGTATAGGTAAAGTTATTGGTTGGATGATTTTATTATTTGTCATTGTAGCTATTCTTACCTTTATTGAAACATTTATTTCATCAATTCCATCTGTCGGTATTTTAATTTCAGCATTTTTAATTTCAACATATAATTTATTTATTGCATACAGATCAGTTGGTTTATTATATTCAGCTATTGAATAAAACCAATTTTTTTTCTTTTTTTTACGATTAATTTTAAATAGTTAATTATCAATATTATTTCATTGAGAGTGTTTTAGATGAATATAAGTGAGATTTTTAGTGATTCATTTAAATATCCGGTTAGTGATATTAAAAAATTTGCAATATTCGGTATTGTTGTTGTTTTAGCTACTCTTAATGTTTCAATAGCTAACAGTTCAGTTTTACAGATAATTTTAAATGTTGTTTCATTTGTTGCAATTATTTTAATTTTAGGCTATGGGTTAGATGTTGTAAACTATGCTTTTAGGAAGTGTGATGATCTGCCTGATTTTGATTTTAAAACAGGCTTTGTCAATGGTTTAAAATTATTTGTAATTCAGTTTTGCTACTTTATAGTTCCATTAATTCTTGTATATATTACAGCTTATTTTTCCGGATTTTTACAGTCTTTGGCAGGAATAATAAAATCATATTATGAAACTGGCATCTATTCAATTTCAAATTCATTTTTAACTTCCATGTCAATTACAGTTGTTACAGCAATTGTGCTTTTTGTAATTTTCATGTTGTTTTCCAGTATTGGAATGGCCAGATTATCTAAATATGATGATATTTT
This genomic stretch from Methanobrevibacter smithii ATCC 35061 harbors:
- a CDS encoding DUF4013 domain-containing protein, whose amino-acid sequence is MNISEIFSDSFKYPVSDIKKFAIFGIVVVLATLNVSIANSSVLQIILNVVSFVAIILILGYGLDVVNYAFRKCDDLPDFDFKTGFVNGLKLFVIQFCYFIVPLILVYITAYFSGFLQSLAGIIKSYYETGIYSISNSFLTSMSITVVTAIVLFVIFMLFSSIGMARLSKYDDIFEAVNISKVFKDLKKIGIAKSIGWLILLMIVGFIITLVGAGISVIIPVAGSIIASFIVMSYFYLFYYRCVGLLYSNI